The sequence TTCTCTTCACCAGAAGCAGAAAAGGAATCAATTAACGAGGCATTGCTAAATATATTTGTGCCAATAGCCAGTGGTGGAGTGCAGATAGATGAGAATCTGTTTGAAGTCATTCCTTCTAATAGATTTAATATCATGTCCATTCATCAGGCAAAGGGACTGGAGTTCCCTCTTGTCATTGTTGATGTTGGATCAAGGTTTAAGAAGAACCTATCTAAAGACGCTAACTTAAGATTCCCTAAGAATGCAGATTCATCTTCAATAATTCAGGATAGCATTAGAAAATACAGTTCATTATCCAATATGGATAGGGATTCTAAAGACATGGCATTTGATGATTTGACAAGATTGTATTTTGTTGCATTCTCCAGAGCTAAAGATGTTTTGCTATTAGTTGGATTAAATCCAAACATTGATGGATATAAACAAAATGATAAACAAAGAAAAATACCTAATGTTGCATTAGGTTGGAATAGGGATGAAGAATTTATAGGTTTTGACAATATATTTTTAATTTAATTAGTCGTTCTTTTAAGTAAATTATATGAAACTTTGTATGAAATTATTTGATATTTATTAAAAAAATATTATTTGTAAATAAAATTTATTGGTAAATAAAATATTAAAAAAATTATTTGATTGGTGTAAAAATGAAATTATCAACTAGATCAAGAGAGTATATCATACCGGAATATAGCTTAACTGGTGATTTATTATCATTTTTAACTTGCAATTTACAGTATCGTTATCAAAACAAGGGAAATCTTCCACCATCAATGCCTGTACAATTGTGGTTTGGTGAATTCATACATGGAGCATTGGAAGAGGCATTTTTAAAATGGAAAAAATATTCAAATGCAGACAAATTAGTGTTCCCTTGGAACTGGGAAGAGGAAATAAAGCCAATAGAAGACTTAATAACAGGTAGATTAAAGGTTAAAGGATTAAACCCTCCATATGAATATGTGAATAATTATGGGCCTAATGATAATATTTATAGCGCAAGATTAGAGCGTTCAATTAACCTCTGGGGACCACATCTATTCCCTTTAATTGAAGATACAGAAGTATTGATAAAAGGATTAAGACCTATGAATTATGAAAATGGCAGGTCTGATTACTATTCAATAAATGGTGTTGTTGATGTTTTAAGTTCAAAAATGGTGGATAAGTTTTATCAAAAAACAAATAATAATCCATTTCAACAGACTTTAGATGATTATTTCAATCTTTCTCAAACAAACAGCATCATAAGTTACTTGTACAATAATGATGAGTTTAAGAAACTATTGGATGATGAATTGAATGAATATGAAATAATCATAGACTATAAGGGAATGAGAAGACCAAGTGCGCCATCAAAAGACGAATTAATGGAAATCCAATCATTAATGGAAAGAGGAACCCTATTCGATTCAGAGGAATATGAAAAGTATAAGGTTTGGATACAGCATGAATGGCAGATTTTAACATATGCTTGGCTTAGAAAAAATCAGGAAAACCTAGATAAGCCA is a genomic window of Methanobrevibacter ruminantium containing:
- a CDS encoding PD-(D/E)XK nuclease family protein, with the translated sequence MKLSTRSREYIIPEYSLTGDLLSFLTCNLQYRYQNKGNLPPSMPVQLWFGEFIHGALEEAFLKWKKYSNADKLVFPWNWEEEIKPIEDLITGRLKVKGLNPPYEYVNNYGPNDNIYSARLERSINLWGPHLFPLIEDTEVLIKGLRPMNYENGRSDYYSINGVVDVLSSKMVDKFYQKTNNNPFQQTLDDYFNLSQTNSIISYLYNNDEFKKLLDDELNEYEIIIDYKGMRRPSAPSKDELMEIQSLMERGTLFDSEEYEKYKVWIQHEWQILTYAWLRKNQENLDKPIVGIIFYLNELVPSNDDLKAIKEDLLNNQTDISLNQILAEDWERLRNWNEDSEIAIHRDLSDKFKMDRSIRIINVEEELIGNSLDQFDNVVNDIESSLIKEMNGCKIKDAWKAEAEDRTCSACDFRTFCNKKKDQESENKQVFTIP